A window of Halobacillus naozhouensis genomic DNA:
TGGTATGCACCACAATGAACCGCCTGTCTATTATGGGAAATGGCCAAGATACTTTATCGAATGGCATACCTTAATTCCGACGGCACATATGAAACAAATTACGAGCATGATGTTTAATGGGGTGTTTGAAAAATTCCCTAATCTCGGCTTAATGATGATCGAAGGCGGCTTCACCTTTATTCCGCATTTGATGTGGAAAATGGATCAGCAGTTCCGTGATTTGCGTCATGAAGTACCGTGGCTGAAAAGAAAACCGAGCCAGATTATGAAAGAACAGGTCCGCTTCACGACACAGCCTGCTGAAGAGCTGACGAAGAAGGAGTTTATGTCGCTTCTCGAACAAATGGGTACAGATGAGATGCTGTGTTTCTCAACAGATTACCCTCACTGGGATTACGATTCACCTCATCGTGCTTTACCGAATATGGATCCCGAACTGAAGCGAAAGATTTTCTCAGAAAACGCCAAGAATTTTTATCCGAAATTACCGAATCCAGAGGAGGGATAACATGAGAGAGCAAGTGGTATGTAAAAAATCTGATATTGAGCCAGGAGAAATGAAAAAATCTACCTTTGGGAAGCAGGATGTACTCATTTGCCGGACGCCCGACGGGGAATTCTATGCTTTCATGAACCAATGTATCCACCAGGGAGCGCCGCTGGATCGCGGGATGATCTGTGGAGCTACAACCGAGGAAAGTGAACCGGGCGGCTATGAATACTGTCATAAAGGTGAAATTATTCGCTGCCCGTGGCATGGCAGAGAGTTTGATATTAAAAATGAAGGAAGAATGCTTGCGAATCCTGATAAAAAGATTCCGAGTTTCAAAGTTCGCGTAGAAGATGAAGACGTCATCGTTTATAAATAATGAAACAAGAAGGTGTTGACCATGTACAGTTCTGAAAATGTTAGTGATGTGATCATTATAGGGGGAGGTCCGACGGGAATATTTGCGGCTTTCTATGCCGGCATGAGAGAAATGTCAGTGAAAGTCATGGATAGCCTGCCACAGCTCGGAGGCCAGCTCATGGCTTTGTATCCTGAGAAGTACATTTATGATGTAGCAGGAGCACCTAAAGTGTTAGCGAAAGATTTAGTGCACCAGCTGGAAGAGCAAGCGATGCAGTTTGACCCTGACATCTGCCTCGAGGAAAATGTCCAGGATGTTGAAAAGCTTGAGGAACGGCTTTTTAAAGTTACCACGACGAAACAAGTGCATTATGCGAAGACCGTGTTAATAACGAGTGGGGCAGGTGCCTTTCAGCCACGGCGTCTTAAACACGAAGCGGCTCAGCAATATGAAGGCAAGAACCTCTTCTATGCTGTAACAGACCTGGAAGCACATAAAGGGCAAAGAGTCTGTATTTCAGGTGGCGGCGATTCGGCTGTCGATTGGGCATTGATGCTGAAGGATGTGGCGAAAGAAGTGACGCTGGTTCACCGTCGTGATCAGTTCAGGGCTCACGAGTCCAGCGTTAATCAATTAAGAGAAACGAGTGTTCAAATCAAGACACCCCGCGGAATCGATCAACTGGTCGGAACAGAAGATTATATTGAATCCGTTGTCTTAAAAGAACCAAAAGGGGATGCGACAGAGAACCTTGAAATTGATTCCTTGATTGTAAATCATGGGTTTCTTTCCAGTCTTGGAGCGATAAAAGAATGGGGATTGGAACTCGAAAAGAATTCGATCGTGGTCAATCAGAAGATGGAAACCAATATTTCGGGAATTTACGCTGCGGGTGACATTACAACCTACGACGGGAAAGTAAAATTGATTGCGACCGGTTTTGGAGAAGCTCCTACTGCGATTAGTCAGATCAAGCATTACATTGACCCGGATGCAAGGGTTCAGCCTCCTCACAGTACTCGTGTCTTAGGCGGAGAATAACTTTTGTCACTACAAACCATGAAAGCCAACACAGTCAACTATGAATTACCGGTGCTGTTCAGGATCTTTATAACGTTTATGAAAATAAGCCCGCTTACCTTTGGCGGTGGAATTGCCATGATTCCTCATATTGAAAGGGAGATTGTTCAGAAACGAGGATGGTTTGCCAAGGAAGATGTCCCGAGCATTGTAGCGATTGCGCAATCAGCTCCAGGATCCATCGCTATTAATGCCTCCATTTATATGGGGCACAAAGTCCAGGGAATTCCAGGAGCCATAGCTGCCATGGTCGGAATGCTGCTGCCAGCAAACTTGATTATCATTGTGCTGACCTATCTGTATGTAACCTATCAGGACCTTGCCATTGTGCAGGCTGCCTTTAAAGGAATACGTCCCGCTATTATCGGACTGATCTTGTATGCCGCTTGTAAAATAGGCAGAGTATCGATTCGTGATCCGTTTACGCTGCTGCTGTTTGCCGCCGCAGCTGGTTTGCTTTTCGGGCTGGCTATTTCCCCTGTTTATTTAATTATCGGTGGAGGGTTGGCAGGCTGTCTCTACTCCATGTGTCGTAACAAAAGGAGCTGAAACGAATGGTTTTGTTCAATCTCTTCGTCGAGTTTTTTAAAATAGGTCTGTTTGGTTTCGGCGGGGGATATGCGATGATTCCGCTTATGGCCCAAGCGGTCCGTGAACATCAATGGATTTCCCAGCAGCAGTTCACAGATATTATCGCTATTGCTGGTTCGGCACCTGGTCCGATTGCGACGAATACAGCATTATTCATCGGCTATCAAACCTCAGGA
This region includes:
- a CDS encoding NAD(P)/FAD-dependent oxidoreductase yields the protein MYSSENVSDVIIIGGGPTGIFAAFYAGMREMSVKVMDSLPQLGGQLMALYPEKYIYDVAGAPKVLAKDLVHQLEEQAMQFDPDICLEENVQDVEKLEERLFKVTTTKQVHYAKTVLITSGAGAFQPRRLKHEAAQQYEGKNLFYAVTDLEAHKGQRVCISGGGDSAVDWALMLKDVAKEVTLVHRRDQFRAHESSVNQLRETSVQIKTPRGIDQLVGTEDYIESVVLKEPKGDATENLEIDSLIVNHGFLSSLGAIKEWGLELEKNSIVVNQKMETNISGIYAAGDITTYDGKVKLIATGFGEAPTAISQIKHYIDPDARVQPPHSTRVLGGE
- a CDS encoding chromate transporter, whose protein sequence is MKANTVNYELPVLFRIFITFMKISPLTFGGGIAMIPHIEREIVQKRGWFAKEDVPSIVAIAQSAPGSIAINASIYMGHKVQGIPGAIAAMVGMLLPANLIIIVLTYLYVTYQDLAIVQAAFKGIRPAIIGLILYAACKIGRVSIRDPFTLLLFAAAAGLLFGLAISPVYLIIGGGLAGCLYSMCRNKRS
- a CDS encoding Rieske (2Fe-2S) protein encodes the protein MREQVVCKKSDIEPGEMKKSTFGKQDVLICRTPDGEFYAFMNQCIHQGAPLDRGMICGATTEESEPGGYEYCHKGEIIRCPWHGREFDIKNEGRMLANPDKKIPSFKVRVEDEDVIVYK